ATTTCCGTTACTAACCTGAAGAATAGGGTTATCGAGAATAAAAATACCTTGACTATTGGTGGTAGGACTACTACTTCCAATTAAGGTAATATTTCCTGTTGTTTTTGCGCTAAGGTTTGCATCTCCAAATAAGGAAATCCCATGACTCCCACTCCCTGTGGCATTACTTAATCCATCTAAACTAATATTACCAATTCCACTAGAAATAATTTCACCTCCCCCCCCAATAAAAATCCCCGGACTTGTATTTGCACCTCGTCCTAAACCCTGAATTGAAACATCTCCATCCAGAGTTTGTATTTGTCCATTAGCAATAAAAATTCCCTCGCTATTATTCCCCTCACCACTCACCCCGGATAGATTAATTCTTCCAGTTCCAGCCGAAAAAATAAGTCCGTTATTTAATATAGAAATTCCATCATTATTATCCCCCGTAGCGTTATTATTGCCGCGCAAATCAATAATTCCGGTTCCCGTTGAAGCAATATTACTCTCACTGACATAAATTCCCACACTCCCATCACTTCCGGCGGTAGTTCCTGTCAGTTGAATAGTGCCATCAACGGTTAAAATCTGGCTTTGGTTTAAATTAACCCCAAAACTATTTAAGCCATTGTCACTACTTCCGATTAAGCTAATATTTCCTGTTGTACTTTGTAAGGTAGAATTATTATCGAGTAAAATTCCAATATTATTGGTTTGACTGCCTTGACTATTCCCAATAATATTAATATTGCCTGCGTCTGAATTAATGGTAGATTGTTGTAACCATACCCCCATATTGGTATCAGTTTGTGCGCCACTGGTTCCCGTTAAGGTAACATTTCCATTGGCAGAATTTAAGCTACTATTGGTTAATAAAATCCCATGATTAAAGGGTAAGTTATCAACGGCAATTCCCTCAAGGTTAATATTTCCTCCCAGGGTATTCAGTTGACTATTATCTATCAAAACTCCAGACCGAAACGTAGGATTTCCTCGACCTGTTGCGGTGAAATCTCCTCCGTTTGTATCAATTATAGCATTCCGAATAAAAACAGAACCATTATTATTATTATCAAAATCTGCATTAAAATTAAGGCTTAATTGATCAACATCACCGGGATTACTATCAGTAATTGTTTGTCCGTCTAAAATAATATTTCCGGCTGCATTTAACGTTAAACTTCGTTCTCCACCGATACCATTAAAATTTAAGGAAGTCTGAAACGTAATATTTCCCTCTTGGGAATTGTTGCCCACATCTCCCGTTTCTACAACAACATTTCCTTCGCTTAAGGCAGACTGTAATAGAAATACGCTTAACCGAGCATTATCATTACTGGTATTAAATAATAAGTCATTGGGTGGTAAAGGATTTGCATTTATGTTTGTATTTCCCCCGGTATCATCGACAATATCAATATTATTCGGGTCAAGTAACCACGTTCCTCCTAACCCGAATGGTGCTGCAATATCGGGTGTTGTGTTAATGTCTAAAATACCGCGACTACTGGTTTCAACAAATCCGCCATTGCCATTTTGTGTTCCCCCCCGAACTTGAATTAAACCATAAACTTGAGTTAAATCTTCAGACCAAACAATAACTTTACCGCCATTTCCTGTTTCTAAAGCATTTGCATTGATAAAAGAATCGGAACTAATAAAGGTTTTTGCAGATGTGGGGAAATCACCTAATCCTTTATAGTCTCCCCCAATTAAAATTGTACCTCCTCCGGTTAACCCCGATGCGTCTAAGATACTATTAATTAGTCCGATTTTTTCTCCCGCTAATTGAAGATTTCCCCCGGTTTGGGTGGGAGAACTCACATCAATTCTTCCTGACAAAATAGTAGTTCCGGGTTCAGTAGGAACCGCAACCCCCGAAGCCGTTAAAATCACCTGTCCCTGTTCATTGACTTTTACTTGATTAGCATTTCCTGAGTTTCCTCCCGTTAATAATTCGGGTAAGGATAGCGGAGTAAAACCGGGGGAATTTTGAGGAATATCTGAGGTTAATTCTAAATTTAATAAATGTCCATCTTGGGAAATTCTAACTAAATTTTCCCCCCTCACCGCAGCAATGGTAATTTCTCCCCCTGGTGCGGATATTGTTCCGGTATTGAGAACCGTTCCCGCTAATAAGGTAATATTTTCTCCGGGGGAAACGGTGAGATTTCCTAAATTAACTAAACTCCCTGGATTTCCAGAATTAAAGACAAAATCCCTAGGAGTTCCAACTAAAGTTTGCCATTGATTTTCCCCTAATGCTTGAAACCAATTCTGATTCCCAAATCCAATAGAGCTTGCTGTTGTTGCGGTAAAAGCAGCAGGAATATTTAAACTGGCGTTTTCCCCAAAGACAATTCCGGCAGGATTGATTAAAAATAGGTTAGAATTTCCGCCAGTTACTTGAATTAACCCATTAATAAAAGAAGCGTCTCCCCCGGTGACTCGTCCTAAGATATTTTGAATCGTAGGATTAGAAATAAAATTGAGAATTTCTCCTTGAGATAATCCCAACTTTTCAAAACTATGAAATAAATTTGCACCGTCTCCCGATAAACGGCCCCCATTAATATTAAACTGATTTCCTTGAGGCGTAACTTGGGTTCCGGTTCCATCCTGGGCGGGAATAATTTGGGCTGTTATCGTAGAAGGAAATAGGCAAATGAAGAGGGTTGCAGGAAAAATAATCCGGGTCGTGAACAAAACCGGAATTCGCTGGAATAGTTGCAAGTTGAAGCCACCCGTTTGTTTGCGAGTCATATCTTAAGCCAATCCAGAGAAACCTGGATACATCCTATTCTAATTTGGAGGAAGTGGCAACTATTGATCTTGATCAAAAATCATAAATTTTTATAAAAGGATGTCATTTTTCCTGTAGACTAAAATCATGAACTAAATCCTTTCTCATCATCAATGAATCAACAACAACAGCAAGTCACTTTAAACGAGTCTGTCGCCACAACAGACTTAGCCACTTTGCGACAATGGCTACTAGATTTATTGTGTCAGTTAGCCTACAAAGAAGGAGATTTTGTCCTCTCTTCAGGTCAACAGAGTTCCTATTATATTAATTGTAAACAAGTCACTCTCCACCCTCAAGGCGCTTTAGCCATCGGCCGTTTATTATTAGCAATGTTACCCGAAAATACCCAAGCCGTCGCCGGATTAACCCTGGGTGCTGACCCGATTGTCTCGGCGGTGAGTGTGGTTTCAGCCTATGAAAACCGACCCGTTTTTGCTTTAATTATTCGTAAAGAAGCCAAAGGACACGGAACCCAAGCTTATATTGAGGGGCCAACCTTAACCCCCGGAACTCCAGTGGTGGTTTTAGAAGATGTGGTGACAACGGGACAGTCGGCGATGAAAGCCGTTAAACGCCTCCAAGATGCGGGTTATGCGGTAAATCATATTATTGCCTTAGTAGACCGACAACAGGGAGGAGGTGAACTCTACGCGGCGGAAGGCTTAGAATTTCATCGCTTATTTACGATTGATGACTTAAAAGCCCATAATGCTATCAACAACACAGCAAAAATGTGATATCCTCCTGATATTTCTAATTTTGCGACATACCATCCCTTCCCAAAAATTATCGATGAATAGCAAACATTTAATCGGGCCTGGATTTGCGCTGCTGTTAGGTACAGTGTTCCTGGGGGCTGCGGTTGCTAAGGAACTTACCGCAGACGAGAAAACAGTGGTTTGTAAACTCAAAGAAGTGATTAAGGAGGCGGGAAGAGACGGTTATGAATTGGCATTTTGGCCCGTTGTTCGTAAGGGGCCACCGAAAGCCAACGCCCCTTTAACAATGCGGCTTGATCCTTCTATAGAATATTTATTTGTTGGCTATTGTGACGAAAATTGTAGCGACGTTAATTTAAGTGTGAAAACCCTCGACGGGAAAGTTTTACAGTCGGAGAAAGATACCTTATCGGTCATGACTTTTAAACCCCCCGAATTCAAAGATTATGAACTTAATCTCAATATGGCCACCTGTAGTGCTAAAGACGGCTGTGTTTACGGAATTGGGATATTAGCACCCAAAGGAGTTAAAGTTCCCCATGCTCCAGCTTTACCCAAAGAAATCGCTCAATTTGAGTTTTGTAAA
This is a stretch of genomic DNA from Planktothrix tepida PCC 9214. It encodes these proteins:
- the pyrE gene encoding orotate phosphoribosyltransferase — encoded protein: MNQQQQQVTLNESVATTDLATLRQWLLDLLCQLAYKEGDFVLSSGQQSSYYINCKQVTLHPQGALAIGRLLLAMLPENTQAVAGLTLGADPIVSAVSVVSAYENRPVFALIIRKEAKGHGTQAYIEGPTLTPGTPVVVLEDVVTTGQSAMKAVKRLQDAGYAVNHIIALVDRQQGGGELYAAEGLEFHRLFTIDDLKAHNAINNTAKM